Proteins from a genomic interval of Candidatus Caccoplasma merdavium:
- a CDS encoding lysophospholipid acyltransferase family protein produces the protein MTKRLCQGILRLSGWTLEVTLPDFDKCVICVAPHTSNWDFIWGKLAYGSLGRKAGFLMKKEWFFFPLGSLFRAMGGIAVDRKSTSSLTDQLAERFAHSKRLSIAITPEATRKPNRNWKLGFYYIALKAQVPIVLAYIDYKEKRIGLTRAIVPSGNVERDMDEIKAFYAGRQGKHPENFML, from the coding sequence ATGACAAAACGCCTCTGCCAAGGCATTTTGCGACTCTCCGGGTGGACACTCGAAGTCACCCTGCCCGACTTTGACAAATGCGTGATCTGCGTTGCCCCTCATACCAGCAACTGGGATTTTATATGGGGCAAGTTGGCTTATGGCTCGCTGGGAAGGAAAGCCGGCTTCTTGATGAAAAAGGAGTGGTTCTTTTTCCCGCTCGGCAGCCTGTTCAGAGCCATGGGTGGCATTGCGGTAGACCGCAAGAGCACCTCTTCGCTCACCGACCAACTGGCCGAACGCTTCGCCCACAGCAAACGTCTTTCCATCGCCATCACGCCCGAAGCGACACGCAAGCCCAATCGTAATTGGAAACTCGGCTTTTACTATATCGCCCTGAAAGCGCAAGTGCCCATCGTACTGGCATACATCGACTACAAGGAGAAACGTATCGGCCTCACACGCGCCATCGTCCCCTCGGGCAATGTAGAACGGGACATGGACGAAATAAAGGCGTTCTATGCGGGACGCCAAGGAAAGCACCCCGAGAATTTCATGCTCTGA